The following DNA comes from Holosporales bacterium.
CTTTATCCTAACCTCACGCTGCTTGAAAAGTGGCGGAGCTTTTTCTTCCAAAGCCTGCTTCAGCCACTGATTTAGCTTACTGGTACTGATTTCAGTACCCATTTTTCCGTAAACATCTATGCAGTAATCTATCAACTTATTGAGGTTTTGTGACTTTACTGCAGAAACTGGAATAATTGAGGCTTCCCCACCAAGCTGTGACAAAGCATGGCTGACCTGATATTTAGTCTCTTCCATAACAGCTTTTTGGTTCTTTACCAAATCCCACTTGTTTAGTGCTATTGCCACTGGTTTGCCGCTTTCATAAGCATGCCTGGCAATGGTCAAATCCTGCTTTTCCAAAGGATACAAAGCGTCAACTACCAAAACCACGACGTCCGCAAATGTCGAAGCCTTATTGGCGCTGTTGACGTACAAAAACTCTTGATGTTCAACCACTTTTGACCGTTTTCTTTGCCCGGCGGTATCAGTGAGAACCAAATTACGTCCTTTATAAAGCCAATCAACCGCGACCGCGTCATGCGTAGTACCTGCGTCCTTGCTGGTGATTAGGCGGCAGCCTCCAACCGTTGCGTTGATAAGGCTTGATTTGCCGGCGTTCGGTCGACCAACAAAAACGATTTTTATCTTGTTTTGAGATTTTAGTTTGGATGAAGTGTCGCAATTCAGAGCCTTTTCCCCCTCAGGCCAAATATCCAAAAGCCTGTAATATATGTCGGAAATACCTATGTTATGCTCGGCTGATATACCGATAGGATCGCCAAATCCCAAACATTGACAGTCCAAAACCTCATGGTTTCGGTCGATTTTATTCATCAGCAATAACACTTGCTTCTGGCCAGTTTTTTTAAATGAAGCTCTTATGAAATTCGCCAGATCTTTATGTACGACGATATTTTCATCGATCATAAAAAAAATAATTTCAGCTGCTTGTATGGCCCTCAATGACTGAGCGTTCATTTCTTTGGCTAGGTCAGACACCGCTTGAGGGTCAATACCAGCCGTATCGATCAAGTCAAACTTCAGGTCATAGATAGACGCATGGCTTTCAAGCCAATCTCTGGTCATGCCAGGTTGGCTGTGCGTTAAGGCTATCCTGCGTCCTGCCAGGCGGTTGAATAAAGTAGACTTGCCTACATTAGGCGCGCCTATTAAGGCTATTTTCATATTTTTCAGCAAGCGAGCTAATCGATTACCCTAGATTATAGTATGCACGGCGCAGCATGCCAATTTGAAAACTTTTGTATTACAGCAACCGATTAAAGTGTATAATTGCGCCCTGATGTTTTTGGGCATAACAAGATGATAACTGCTTCCACCGCAACAGAGACCGTAAAGATAGTGCAGGACGTTGCTGCCAGCCAGGGTATGTCTGCTTTTTCGCTGTTTTATCAGGCAACGCTAACCGTAAAGTTCGTGATGTGCTTGCTTGTATTCGCCTCATGCTGGAGCTGGGCGCTGATTTTCTACAAAGAAATCCTCATCAGAAGACTTTCAGTCAGAACGCGTGCTTTTAAGCAAGCATTCTGGTCGCGTAAATCGCTTGATGAGATGCATATGATGTTTTCTAAAGACAAAGACTCGTTCCCGATGCTGTTTTGCAACATGCTGCATGAGCATAACCAATTGGCGAAATCTGCTTCCAGCCGTGACCGCGACGCGTTTTCCACCGTATGTAAAGAAAGGCTTGAACGCGTTGCTGAGGTTTGTATTGTCAGGACGCGCGCTTTTCTTGAAAGTAATTTGAGCTCACTGGCGAGCATTGGTTCAATTTCACCATTTGTCGGGTTATTTGGTACCGTTTGGGGGATTATGAACAGCTTCGAAGCCATCGGTCTTGAAAAAAATGCCAGCCTAGCGTCCGTAGGCCCAGGGATAGCCGAAGCTCTGCTTGCTACTGCATTGGGGCTGGCGGTGGCAATTCCGGCGGTTTTTGCTTACAATAAAATTTCGTCAAGCATAGTTTCGTATATAAGCGACCTAGAAATATTTGCCAACGAGTTCATTTTGATTTTACTCAAGAAGCTTGATGGAACAGGAGATTGATCTTGTTTAAAGGGCTTAGCTCAAATCGTAAAGATTGCCCGATCATAAGCGATATCAACGTCACGCCGATGATCGATGTGATGCTGGTACTGCTGGTGATATTTATGGTAACGGCGCCGCTGCTGACCCTGGGCATCAAGGTCGATCTTCCCAAAACAGAAGCATCCGCAATTGCGGGCCAGGAAGAGCCCCTGATAGTAAGCATCAAACGCGACGGGTCAGTCTGTATCGGGGATATATGCGTTGATGCAGGAACGCTTATCAGCAAGCTTTTGGCCATTACTAATAACAACACCGCTGTTCGGCTTTACCTGCAGGCCGACCGTGTACTGAAATACGAGGACGTTATGCAAGTGATTGCCATGCTAGATAATGCCGGATTCAAGAAAATCGCGCTTATATCCGATATGCCAGACAAGCCTGTCAAAGGAAAAGCGTTGAAATAGGACGGAGGCAGCCCTTTGCAACAAAGCCTTTGGTTGTCACTAGCGTTACATGCTGTGTTTTTGCTGATTGTGTTTGTCGGCATACCTTCTCGTTCGAAAGTTGTGCCCGATACGTTCACCTTAGAAGTTATAAAACGAACCGACCTTGAGGAAATACAGCAAAAGGCGGCAAGTCCTGACCCTAAGGAAGAAAAGCCGCTTGTTCAAACTACGCCACTAAAAGAAAATAGCGATGCGGTTCCTGACGTAAAAGTCCCCGCGAAAGCGAAAAAAGACTTAGAGAAGGTGCTGGACAATGTGGTTAAAGAGGAAAACCTTAATAAGCAGTTCGATAATATGCTTAAAAACGTTGAGAAAAATACCTCAAAGAAGGTGGCTAAGCCTGTGGCAAGCAGGACGGTAGACGACGTGCTAGGCAGTATCGACAGCTCGTCCAGCGAGGGGGGAGAAGGGGTCAGCGCGCTTAGCGCCACTGAAGAAGAAGCTATCCGACAGCAGATTTACCCAAATTGGTTTGTTCCGGCTGGCATTAAAGACGCAGAAAACATTATCGTTGAAATAGAAGTTCGGTTGAGTGAAACTGGCGAGGTTCTTTCCGCCAAGATCTTAGATGAAAAAAAGTGCATGTCACAGCAAAGCACCAGGGTTGCCGCAGAAAGCGCCAAAAGGGCTGTTATGCTATCCAGCCCGATTAAGGTACCCGCGTCGCTTAAGGGCGCTTTAAAGAATTTTGTTTTACGTTTCAATCCAAAGGATGTGTTAAGTCGATGAAAAAGTTTCTTACTTTATTTGCTTTACTGTTTTCTGGCAGCTTCCTTTTTGCAGAAGTTACAATAGACATAAATCGCGGAGTGTATTCCCCTATACCTGTTGCGATCCATGATTTCCGCAGCCAGGATCAAACGAAGTCATCTCTTATAAAAAGCATAATAGAAAACGACTTAGAAAATTCTGGCCTTTTGCGCTTGGTAGACTCGGCTGCCTTTATCCAAAAGCTTCAGGGGATTGAGGATGCGCCTAATTTCGCCAATTGGCGTCTTATCAATACACAGTTTCTTCTGAATGCTGAGGTACGGTCCTATGGCGATAAGCTGACCGTGATCTATAAGCTTTATGACGTATTATCTGAAAAAACGGTTGTTGGCGCTTCGTTAAGCTGCTCTTACAAAGGGATTCGCCAAATCGCACATATGATCGCGGACAGCGTATACTCCTATATAACCGGCGAGGGCCCTTATCTTAACGCGAGGATAGTCTATGTAGCCGAGCAAAAGTACAACGGACGGATAATCAAAAGGCTCGCCATTATGGACAGCGACGGCGAAAATCATAAATTTCTTACAAATGGCGCGGAAATAGTGCTGACTCCACGATTTTCCCCTAATATGCAAGAGATAACTTATTTCGCCTTTGTAGATACTGTAAATGCGAGAGGGCAGCTAAGGCGCGGGGTTGGTAAGGTATTCCTGTTTGACCTGTCTACTGGTCAGCATCAGTTCGTGGGGTCGTTTAAGGGCATGACTTATGCCCCCAGGTTTTCGGCGGACGGCAGGCGCTTAATTTTCAGCTTATCCGACAGGGGCAGCTCATCCATTTACGAGATAGACCTTCGCTCTAAAGACGTAAGGCGGATTACCCACAGTCGTGGCGCTATCGATACATCCCCTTGCTACTCACCCGATGGAGATAAGATTGTTTTCAGCTCGGACCGAGGCGGATCTCAACAGCTTTACACGATGAATCCAGACGGCAGTAATATTAAACGCATTTCATTCGGGCATGGGCAATATGCAACGCCAGTTTGGTCACCAAGGAAAGACTGGATCGCTTTCACCAGGATATATAGAGGAACATTTTATATTGGTGTGATGCGACCAGACGGCAGTGGAGAGCGCATGCTGTCATCTGGATATCTGGTCGAAGGGCCTACGTGGTTTCCCAACGGCCGAGGCCTAATGTTTTCGTACCAATCGCATAGCAGAGGTAAAATCACCATACGCAGTATAGACGTTACCGGTCACAACGAAAGAACGCTGCTGACCCCACATGGCGCATCAGACCCTGCATGCTCGCCAGTGATACAATAGCGCTATACCTGCACTGGCCTTACTGCATCAGCAAATGTAATTACTGCGCGTTTAACAGCATCGCCACCAGTAACCCCGACCATCAGTCTTGGCGTCGAGCGATTCTAAAAGAGCTTCATCACGAAGCGCTAAGCTTGCGCGGTCGTAAGCTGTCCAGCATATATTTCGGGGGCGGAACGCCGTCGCTTATCCCAACGCAGTATTTACAAGAGATTATTGAGCTTGCAGTCCAATATTGGCCTAACGATGACATAGAAATAACTCTTGAAGCTAACCCGGCAACCGTAGATCAAGAAAAACTGCCCGGCTGCTTGTCTGCTGGGGTGAACAGGTTGTCGATTGGGGTTCAGTCGTTTAACAACGATCTGCTAAGTTTTCTTGGACGCAAGCACACGGGCGAGCAGGCTGAAGAGGCTTTTCTTATGGCCAGGAAGGCTGGGTTTAGCAATATCAGTCTGGATTTAATTTTTGCCGTACCCGGCCAAACAGAATTAATGCTAAATCACGATTTGGATAGGGTTACAGCGCTTAATCCACAGCACATTTCTGTATACCAACTAAGCCTAGAAGAGAACACCAAGCTTTATCAAGATCACATATCAGGCTTGTTTAAGCTGTTAGATGAAGATGTCGTGTTGCGGCAGTTCGATATAGTGCACAAAAAGCTGACTAAAGCGGGATATAGACACTATGAAGTATCAAATTTCGCTAAGCCTGGATATGAATCAAGACATAACCTGGCCTATTGGAAATATCAGGAATATCTGGGGTTAGGCCCAGGGGCCCACAGTAGGGTTATCAAGGATGGCGAGGTTTTAGCCATGGAAAGGGCGAGCGATATTCAGGTTTGGGCGGCCGACCCGATTGGCAGTACGCGCACAAGTAAACTCAGTAAAACAGAAATCTTTAATGAAATCTTAATAATGGGGCTGAGAACCGCTGAGGGTATCAGTATTACAGATTTAGCAAAGAAGGTTGGCGCACAAGGGACAGATGAGTTTTTGGCCAGCTCTGCGGTACAGGAGCTAATCGGCTTGGGAATGCTTAAAAAAGACTCAAACTATTTGCGAATTCCAGAATGCCATCGCCTTAAAACCGACGCTATAGAACGAGCCTGCCTTCAGTAAGGTTTAACCTCGCATAAAGTCTAAAGTACCTTGAAGTATATAAGCGGCGGCGAGGTTGTCTATAACTTTCTTTCGCCCATCTCTTCGAACGCCGGATTGTATCAGCATACGGTCCATGGCTTGGCTGGACAGGCGCTCGTCCCATAACAGGATTGGTATGTCAGATTGTTGGCTTAGCGTATCGGCAAATTTTCTTACATACTCACACTGCGGGCCTTCGGCTCCATTCATGTTTAATGGCCAGCCAATAACCGCGCCACACACCTGATTATCCTTAAAATAATTGCAAATCGCCAAAATATCCTTCGCAAGCGCAGTACGCCTGATCGTACGGTCGGCCGAAGCTATGTTTCTAAGCAAGTCGCTTAATGCCAAACCAAGGGTTTTAGTGCCAACGTCAATCCCTGCCAGCCTTCCCGTTTTTGGCAATTTAGCGCAAAAGCTCAGTTTATCAAAAATCATATGGCATTTAAAAAAATCCTTTTATGTTAACAGGTTTTTAATTTGTTATTCGGTAAAATATTTGGATAAGGACTGAAGGAGGGTGAATTTTATGGACACGTCACGACAGTCTCTAGAGATCCTACTTGACCTGGTGGAGATCAAGCTTGGGGCACTTTTGGTACAAGATAAAGAAGATATGCAGGAGTTAAGTAACCTAAAATCCTGCAAAAGAGAGCTTGCTGGAATGATTGAAGGCAAATCAACCGAAAGAAGGCAAAGACATCAACGCGTCATTGCTTAGCGCGTACCCACTGTATAAGGCGGCCTAGCTATCTCGTTGCGATGGCTTAAGGAATAAAAGGAAAAAGGTGGCTACAACCGCGATTCCTGCGTTTACATAAAACGCAACTTCGGCGCTGTGCCTGTCCCACAGATACCCCATGAGTATGCTTGAAGAGCACATGCCTATCGCGCAGGTAACGTTGAATATGCCGAAAGTTGTGCCTTTTAGGTGTTTTAAGGAATAATCCGATACTAAGGCATACAGCGTTCCTTGAGTAGCGCCAAAATGGACGCCGTATACTGCAACACCCAAAAATACTTGCCAAATCTCGGTCGCAGAGCCAAGAATCGCACAAGACACGATCATAAAAATGAAACCAGCCGCCAGAAATTGCCTTCTGTCTGCGTTGTCGGACCAGATTCCTACTAACTTAACCGTTGGGGTATAGAACAAATACATAATCGTTAGTATAAGCGCCTGGTACTGCACGCCAAGCCCAAGCGTCTGAGCGCGATAGACCAAAAATGACTCACTGAACCTGGACATCATAAAAACTAAGCTTACGAATATAAAATACCAATATTCGCCGCCAAGCTCTCGCAGATCTTCGCGTTTAATGGGAAATCCTTTCCTTTTCTTCAGTGCGGTTATCCCTACCGCATCCTTTACGCCAAAGCAAAGCAGCAGTACTGCCAGCACTATCGGTATGATCGCAATTATGTACACAGCCCTTATTGACGGTTCATCGTCACCTAAGTGACTTAAAATCTGCCAACAAAATATCCCGCCGATTGTTGAGCCTAGCGACGCCATTCCCTGACGAAGGCCAAAACACGTCCCCTTCATGCCTTTAGGGGAAGTATCTGCCACCAAGGCGTCTCTTGGGGTATCGCGTAAGCCATTCGCTACGCGTTCTATCGTTTGTGCAGACATATAGGTAAAAACACTGGTGGCCATCATGAATATGGGCTTTGTGAATATAGCCGCCGCATATCCTATCAAGACGAGAATCTTCCTCCGTCCAATATAGTCGCTAAGCACGCCAGAGCACAGCTTGATAACATAAGCCAGCGCCTCGGTAATACCGCGAACAAATCCCAGGTCGAGGCTGTTTCCGCCCAAAAGTCCAATTATAAAGATTGGGGATAAGCTTGAAATAATGGTCGAGGACGAGTTCATAAGCAGGCTTACGAACGATAAAGTCCAAATCGTTCCTGGAATCTTGCGAATAAAATTTGGAACAACCGATCTCCCTTTCGCGGATTGTTGATTTTCTGTCATAAGTCAGCTGTCTTGAAAGGGTGGCAATGACCGTATGGCGCTTTAGTACCATATGCAAAGGCAATTGTAAAATTAAATTAACGATCTTTTGGACTTAAAAAGTCCTTGAAAACGCGGTATTAAGGTGCTAGAAATTCCGTTTAGGGTATGAGGTTATCTCAAGGGCATACCTGAAATGTGCAATTGTTAAGGATTTGAAGAAAAATGCCCAAGCTAAAGAACAAAAGCTCTGCTAAAAAGCGATTTAGCTTTACCGCTACGGGTAAGGTAGTCGCCGCTTCGGCGTTTAAGCGACATAACCTGCGTAAGCGTCCTCAAAAGATGAAAAGGCAAAGTCGCGGCACCATGATCCTTAAGTCTTGCGATACTAAGATTATCTCAAGTTGTTTGCCGGTATAAATAAGGTGAAATATGTCGCGTGTTAAGCGTGGTGTTACGGCGAGGGCTCGTCACAAGAAAGTACTGAAACTCTCCAAAGGGTTTGTTGGTCGTTCCAGCACCTGTTTTGGGCCAGCGGTCGAAAGGCTAGAGAAGTCTTTGCAATATGCGTATAGGGATCGTCGTACGCGCAGGCGCGACCTAAGGTCGCTTTGGATAGTACGGGTAAACGCCGCTTCTCGAGAGCACGGAATCAAATACTCAGAGTTTATTTTTGGTCTTAAGAAGGCCGGCATAGTATTAGACAGAAAAGTTATGTCGGACATGGCCATCAATTCGCCCGATGCATTTGGTGCGTTGGTTAAAGAGGTCGTAAAGTTTATACCTAAAAAAATCGCCTCTGCCTGAGCGCGCTTTCAAAAAATCCCTTATTTATTGTAAAATTACGGCGTCGTGCGTTTAGTTTAATTTTATTGCTATATATATATTTTGCGACCGGTAGCAGATCGGCTTTTCACTGAAAAATCCGCTCTCCTCCTTAATTAAGTAAGCCTGAAATTTCATCTAAAGTCGCCTTAGTAAAT
Coding sequences within:
- the der gene encoding ribosome biogenesis GTPase Der yields the protein MKIALIGAPNVGKSTLFNRLAGRRIALTHSQPGMTRDWLESHASIYDLKFDLIDTAGIDPQAVSDLAKEMNAQSLRAIQAAEIIFFMIDENIVVHKDLANFIRASFKKTGQKQVLLLMNKIDRNHEVLDCQCLGFGDPIGISAEHNIGISDIYYRLLDIWPEGEKALNCDTSSKLKSQNKIKIVFVGRPNAGKSSLINATVGGCRLITSKDAGTTHDAVAVDWLYKGRNLVLTDTAGQRKRSKVVEHQEFLYVNSANKASTFADVVVLVVDALYPLEKQDLTIARHAYESGKPVAIALNKWDLVKNQKAVMEETKYQVSHALSQLGGEASIIPVSAVKSQNLNKLIDYCIDVYGKMGTEISTSKLNQWLKQALEEKAPPLFKQREVRIKYITQIGTHPLKFVLFANTSVLLKSYERYLLNSLRQAFSLWGGPLVFQYRKEENPYN
- the tolQ gene encoding protein TolQ, translated to MITASTATETVKIVQDVAASQGMSAFSLFYQATLTVKFVMCLLVFASCWSWALIFYKEILIRRLSVRTRAFKQAFWSRKSLDEMHMMFSKDKDSFPMLFCNMLHEHNQLAKSASSRDRDAFSTVCKERLERVAEVCIVRTRAFLESNLSSLASIGSISPFVGLFGTVWGIMNSFEAIGLEKNASLASVGPGIAEALLATALGLAVAIPAVFAYNKISSSIVSYISDLEIFANEFILILLKKLDGTGD
- a CDS encoding biopolymer transporter ExbD; this translates as MILFKGLSSNRKDCPIISDINVTPMIDVMLVLLVIFMVTAPLLTLGIKVDLPKTEASAIAGQEEPLIVSIKRDGSVCIGDICVDAGTLISKLLAITNNNTAVRLYLQADRVLKYEDVMQVIAMLDNAGFKKIALISDMPDKPVKGKALK
- a CDS encoding TonB C-terminal domain-containing protein; the encoded protein is MQQSLWLSLALHAVFLLIVFVGIPSRSKVVPDTFTLEVIKRTDLEEIQQKAASPDPKEEKPLVQTTPLKENSDAVPDVKVPAKAKKDLEKVLDNVVKEENLNKQFDNMLKNVEKNTSKKVAKPVASRTVDDVLGSIDSSSSEGGEGVSALSATEEEAIRQQIYPNWFVPAGIKDAENIIVEIEVRLSETGEVLSAKILDEKKCMSQQSTRVAAESAKRAVMLSSPIKVPASLKGALKNFVLRFNPKDVLSR
- the tolB gene encoding Tol-Pal system beta propeller repeat protein TolB — translated: MKKFLTLFALLFSGSFLFAEVTIDINRGVYSPIPVAIHDFRSQDQTKSSLIKSIIENDLENSGLLRLVDSAAFIQKLQGIEDAPNFANWRLINTQFLLNAEVRSYGDKLTVIYKLYDVLSEKTVVGASLSCSYKGIRQIAHMIADSVYSYITGEGPYLNARIVYVAEQKYNGRIIKRLAIMDSDGENHKFLTNGAEIVLTPRFSPNMQEITYFAFVDTVNARGQLRRGVGKVFLFDLSTGQHQFVGSFKGMTYAPRFSADGRRLIFSLSDRGSSSIYEIDLRSKDVRRITHSRGAIDTSPCYSPDGDKIVFSSDRGGSQQLYTMNPDGSNIKRISFGHGQYATPVWSPRKDWIAFTRIYRGTFYIGVMRPDGSGERMLSSGYLVEGPTWFPNGRGLMFSYQSHSRGKITIRSIDVTGHNERTLLTPHGASDPACSPVIQ
- the hemW gene encoding radical SAM family heme chaperone HemW, with protein sequence MLASDTIALYLHWPYCISKCNYCAFNSIATSNPDHQSWRRAILKELHHEALSLRGRKLSSIYFGGGTPSLIPTQYLQEIIELAVQYWPNDDIEITLEANPATVDQEKLPGCLSAGVNRLSIGVQSFNNDLLSFLGRKHTGEQAEEAFLMARKAGFSNISLDLIFAVPGQTELMLNHDLDRVTALNPQHISVYQLSLEENTKLYQDHISGLFKLLDEDVVLRQFDIVHKKLTKAGYRHYEVSNFAKPGYESRHNLAYWKYQEYLGLGPGAHSRVIKDGEVLAMERASDIQVWAADPIGSTRTSKLSKTEIFNEILIMGLRTAEGISITDLAKKVGAQGTDEFLASSAVQELIGLGMLKKDSNYLRIPECHRLKTDAIERACLQ
- the ruvX gene encoding Holliday junction resolvase RuvX, which codes for MIFDKLSFCAKLPKTGRLAGIDVGTKTLGLALSDLLRNIASADRTIRRTALAKDILAICNYFKDNQVCGAVIGWPLNMNGAEGPQCEYVRKFADTLSQQSDIPILLWDERLSSQAMDRMLIQSGVRRDGRKKVIDNLAAAYILQGTLDFMRG
- a CDS encoding MFS transporter, producing the protein MTENQQSAKGRSVVPNFIRKIPGTIWTLSFVSLLMNSSSTIISSLSPIFIIGLLGGNSLDLGFVRGITEALAYVIKLCSGVLSDYIGRRKILVLIGYAAAIFTKPIFMMATSVFTYMSAQTIERVANGLRDTPRDALVADTSPKGMKGTCFGLRQGMASLGSTIGGIFCWQILSHLGDDEPSIRAVYIIAIIPIVLAVLLLCFGVKDAVGITALKKRKGFPIKREDLRELGGEYWYFIFVSLVFMMSRFSESFLVYRAQTLGLGVQYQALILTIMYLFYTPTVKLVGIWSDNADRRQFLAAGFIFMIVSCAILGSATEIWQVFLGVAVYGVHFGATQGTLYALVSDYSLKHLKGTTFGIFNVTCAIGMCSSSILMGYLWDRHSAEVAFYVNAGIAVVATFFLLFLKPSQRDS
- the rpmI gene encoding 50S ribosomal protein L35, whose protein sequence is MPKLKNKSSAKKRFSFTATGKVVAASAFKRHNLRKRPQKMKRQSRGTMILKSCDTKIISSCLPV
- the rplT gene encoding 50S ribosomal protein L20; protein product: MSRVKRGVTARARHKKVLKLSKGFVGRSSTCFGPAVERLEKSLQYAYRDRRTRRRDLRSLWIVRVNAASREHGIKYSEFIFGLKKAGIVLDRKVMSDMAINSPDAFGALVKEVVKFIPKKIASA